One genomic region from Pseudoduganella dura encodes:
- a CDS encoding sulfite oxidase-like oxidoreductase: MTTRGFTGRRPGADAALRLPPGQHETDDFPVLSLGPAPVIDMANWRFTLRHGARPLASWNWEQFLALPRSTWRGDIHCVTTWSKFDTVWEGVMFDDLLAAAGIAAPTGFLLAQSHDEYDTNIPVADLTGGQAMVATHFGGAPLAPEHGGPARLLVPHLYFWKSAKWLRGLKFTERDEAGFWELRGYHMRGDPWREQRYTDDD; encoded by the coding sequence ATGACCACACGAGGATTCACCGGCCGCCGCCCCGGCGCCGACGCTGCACTGCGGCTGCCGCCCGGCCAGCACGAGACCGACGATTTCCCGGTGCTGTCGCTCGGCCCGGCGCCTGTCATCGACATGGCGAACTGGCGTTTCACGCTGCGCCATGGCGCACGGCCGCTGGCCAGCTGGAACTGGGAGCAATTCCTGGCACTGCCGCGCAGCACATGGCGCGGCGACATCCACTGCGTGACCACCTGGAGCAAGTTCGACACGGTGTGGGAAGGCGTCATGTTCGACGACCTGCTCGCCGCGGCAGGCATCGCCGCCCCCACCGGCTTCCTGCTGGCCCAGTCGCATGACGAATACGACACCAACATTCCCGTCGCCGACCTGACCGGCGGCCAGGCGATGGTTGCCACGCATTTCGGCGGCGCACCGCTGGCGCCCGAGCATGGCGGCCCGGCGCGGCTGCTGGTGCCGCACCTGTATTTCTGGAAGAGCGCGAAGTGGCTCAGGGGCCTGAAGTTCACCGAACGCGACGAAGCGGGTTTCTGGGAACTGCGCGGCTATCACATGCGCGGCGATCCATGGCGCGAGCAGCGCTACACGGATGATGACTGA
- a CDS encoding FAD-binding oxidoreductase, producing MNDAGAAGWRQAVITRIEQRTARMRSYFLQAPLARHVAGQHLDVRLTAPDGYQARRSYSIASAPGVAEIELAIEWLDDGEVSGFFHDVAQPGDTIEVRGPLGGHFVWHAAQPGAVLLVAGGSGVVPLVSIARDWARAGTPDSMQLLHSARTWESLAYRHELQVVAATRPGFDYIATVTRGTAEPGAARYGRRIDGAMLEEVLARGPALPDVCYVCGANGFVDTAAQLLVAAGIAPRAIRTERYGG from the coding sequence ATGAACGATGCCGGCGCCGCCGGGTGGCGGCAGGCCGTCATCACCCGGATCGAACAGCGCACGGCGCGGATGCGCAGCTACTTTCTCCAGGCGCCGCTGGCGCGCCACGTGGCCGGCCAGCACCTCGACGTGCGGCTGACCGCGCCGGACGGCTACCAGGCCCGCCGCAGCTACTCGATCGCCTCCGCCCCCGGCGTGGCGGAGATCGAACTGGCCATCGAGTGGCTGGACGACGGCGAAGTATCCGGCTTTTTCCACGACGTTGCGCAACCGGGCGACACGATCGAGGTGCGCGGCCCGCTCGGCGGCCATTTCGTCTGGCACGCGGCGCAGCCCGGCGCCGTGCTGCTCGTGGCCGGCGGCTCCGGCGTGGTGCCGCTGGTGTCGATCGCGCGCGACTGGGCCCGGGCGGGCACGCCGGATTCGATGCAGCTGCTCCACTCCGCCCGCACCTGGGAAAGCCTGGCGTACCGCCACGAACTGCAGGTCGTCGCCGCGACCCGCCCCGGCTTCGACTACATCGCCACCGTCACCCGCGGCACGGCCGAACCCGGGGCGGCCCGCTACGGCCGCCGCATCGACGGCGCCATGCTGGAAGAAGTGCTGGCCCGGGGGCCCGCCCTGCCGGACGTGTGCTACGTGTGCGGCGCCAACGGCTTCGTGGATACGGCGGCGCAGCTGCTGGTCGCGGCCGGCATCGCGCCGCGCGCGATCCGCACCGAGCGGTACGGCGGATAG